The Pricia mediterranea genome includes a window with the following:
- the sufC gene encoding Fe-S cluster assembly ATPase SufC: protein MLKIKNLHASVEGKKILKGVNLEINAGEVHAVMGPNGSGKSTLASVIAGKEDFEVNQGTIEYKGEELDDMSPEERAHKGIFLSFQYPVEIPGVSVTNFMKTAINESRKARGQEDMPASEMLKLIREKSELLDIDRKFLSRSINDGFSGGEKKRNEIFQMAMMEPTLSILDETDSGLDIDALRIVANGVNKLRSDDRATIVITHYQRLLEYIVPDFVHVILDGKIVKSGGKDLALKLEERGYDWLKEEIAI, encoded by the coding sequence ATGTTAAAGATAAAGAACCTACACGCAAGCGTAGAAGGGAAAAAGATATTAAAGGGAGTCAACCTTGAAATCAATGCGGGCGAAGTACACGCCGTCATGGGTCCCAATGGATCTGGGAAAAGCACCTTGGCCTCGGTAATCGCCGGTAAGGAAGACTTTGAGGTGAACCAAGGTACGATTGAATACAAGGGCGAGGAATTAGACGATATGTCGCCCGAAGAGCGGGCCCATAAAGGCATTTTCCTTTCCTTTCAGTATCCGGTGGAAATACCCGGGGTATCGGTCACCAATTTTATGAAGACCGCCATCAACGAATCCCGAAAGGCCAGGGGCCAAGAAGACATGCCGGCCAGTGAGATGCTAAAGCTTATCCGTGAAAAATCGGAACTGTTGGATATCGACAGAAAGTTTCTTTCCCGATCTATCAACGATGGCTTTTCTGGAGGAGAGAAAAAACGGAACGAAATTTTTCAGATGGCCATGATGGAGCCCACGCTCTCTATCTTAGACGAAACCGACTCCGGACTCGATATCGATGCACTGCGGATTGTGGCCAACGGGGTGAACAAGCTGCGAAGCGACGACAGGGCGACCATTGTCATTACCCATTACCAACGGTTATTGGAATATATCGTTCCCGATTTCGTGCATGTCATCCTAGACGGCAAAATTGTGAAATCCGGCGGGAAAGACCTGGCCTTGAAACTTGAAGAGAGGGGTTACGACTGGCTTAAAGAAGAAATCGCAATATAG
- a CDS encoding outer membrane beta-barrel protein — protein sequence MTETNSPRFGYHFGGFAEIPIGNRLSINPELLYSSIGFVFEYSENARPNLENPGMSDMYLKSTQRFNYLAIPLGFSFHFDRNLNLQIGP from the coding sequence TTGACCGAAACCAATTCTCCAAGGTTCGGATATCATTTTGGAGGTTTTGCGGAAATCCCGATAGGAAATAGGCTGTCTATCAATCCCGAACTGTTGTATAGCTCAATAGGGTTCGTTTTCGAGTATTCAGAGAATGCCCGACCTAACCTTGAAAATCCCGGCATGAGTGATATGTATTTGAAATCAACTCAACGGTTCAACTATCTGGCAATACCCCTAGGGTTCAGCTTTCATTTCGACCGGAATTTGAACTTGCAGATAGGTCCGTAA
- a CDS encoding HesB/IscA family protein yields the protein MIQVSETAKKRVVSLMTEEGYDATKDYVRVGVKSGGCSGLSYELRFDNKVEGSDKLFEDNDVRILIDKKSFLYLVGTTLEYSGGLNGKGFVFNNPNAQRTCGCGESFSL from the coding sequence ATGATTCAAGTTTCCGAAACAGCAAAAAAGCGGGTGGTGAGCCTGATGACGGAAGAAGGTTACGACGCTACAAAAGATTACGTACGCGTCGGGGTCAAGAGCGGGGGTTGCAGCGGATTGAGTTATGAGCTCAGATTTGATAACAAGGTCGAGGGCTCTGACAAGCTTTTCGAGGATAACGACGTTCGTATCCTGATAGACAAAAAAAGCTTTTTATACTTGGTTGGCACCACCTTGGAATATTCAGGCGGGCTGAACGGTAAGGGCTTTGTCTTCAACAATCCTAATGCTCAACGAACTTGCGGATGCGGGGAGAGTTTTTCCCTTTAA
- a CDS encoding DUF2480 family protein yields the protein MSEPILNRVAQSKLVTFNLEDYYPEGQRILLDIKDWLYEGFILREKEFRKEMEKHDWSQYQDAFVALHCSSDAIVPGWAYMLVATKLQPYASKIVQGNLEQLETSLYQSVIERLDISEFEDRLVIIKGCTNKPVPSNAYLMIAQKLQSNVKSLMYGEACSSVPLFKRK from the coding sequence ATGTCCGAACCTATATTGAACAGAGTTGCCCAAAGCAAACTTGTTACCTTCAATCTGGAGGATTACTATCCCGAAGGACAACGAATCCTCTTGGACATCAAGGATTGGCTGTACGAGGGATTTATCCTTAGGGAAAAGGAGTTCAGAAAAGAAATGGAGAAACACGATTGGTCACAGTACCAAGACGCCTTTGTAGCGCTGCATTGCTCTTCGGACGCCATCGTACCCGGATGGGCCTATATGCTCGTGGCCACGAAGTTGCAGCCCTATGCCTCAAAAATCGTTCAAGGCAACCTCGAACAGCTCGAGACCTCGCTATACCAATCGGTCATTGAACGTCTTGATATATCCGAATTTGAAGACCGTTTAGTGATTATAAAGGGTTGTACGAATAAACCCGTGCCGTCCAACGCCTATTTGATGATAGCCCAGAAATTACAATCGAACGTCAAATCGCTTATGTACGGCGAAGCTTGCTCTTCAGTTCCTCTCTTTAAAAGAAAGTAA
- a CDS encoding aminotransferase class V-fold PLP-dependent enzyme, whose amino-acid sequence MKTTRLNIQKIRKDFPILNRKVNGEPLVYLDNAATSQTPKQVIDAIVDYYSNYNANIHRGVHALSQEATDKYEEARHTIQQHFNAEKAQEIIFTSGTTDAINLVANGFTEFLEEGDEILVSAMEHHSNIVPLQMLSERTGALLKVIPMNIEGELLMDQYDALLSKNTKLVFCNHISNALGTINPIEQIIRKAHKVGAAVLIDGAQAAPHVKADVQELDVDFYTVSAHKMCGPTGVGVLYGKEDWLNKLPPYQGGGEMIAEVTFEKTTYAGLPHKFEAGTPNICGGIAFGAALDYMNAIGFEAIAAYEHEILEYATQKLLEIDNLKIYGTAKNKTSVISFNVEGIHPYDIGSILDKLGIAVRTGHHCAQPVMDFYKVPGTVRASFCFYNTKEEVDVLVKGLKRAVAMLK is encoded by the coding sequence ATGAAGACTACTAGATTAAACATCCAAAAAATCCGAAAAGACTTCCCCATCCTTAACCGAAAGGTTAATGGAGAGCCCTTGGTCTATCTCGATAACGCCGCCACTTCGCAGACCCCGAAACAGGTCATCGATGCGATAGTGGATTACTACTCCAACTACAACGCCAACATCCATAGGGGCGTTCATGCGCTTTCGCAAGAGGCTACGGACAAATATGAGGAGGCACGGCATACGATTCAACAGCATTTCAACGCGGAAAAGGCCCAAGAAATAATTTTCACATCCGGTACGACCGATGCCATCAACCTTGTCGCAAACGGGTTTACCGAATTCCTGGAAGAAGGAGACGAGATATTGGTTTCCGCCATGGAGCACCACTCCAATATCGTGCCCTTACAAATGCTGTCCGAACGGACCGGGGCGCTTCTAAAGGTAATTCCGATGAATATAGAGGGGGAATTGCTGATGGATCAATACGATGCCTTGCTTTCCAAAAACACCAAACTGGTATTTTGCAACCATATTTCAAATGCTTTGGGCACTATAAATCCCATTGAGCAAATCATCCGCAAGGCGCACAAGGTAGGAGCTGCAGTACTGATTGATGGTGCCCAGGCTGCCCCACACGTCAAGGCCGATGTTCAGGAGCTTGATGTTGATTTCTATACGGTATCCGCCCATAAAATGTGTGGACCTACCGGGGTCGGCGTGCTTTATGGAAAAGAGGATTGGCTCAATAAATTGCCCCCATATCAGGGCGGAGGTGAAATGATCGCCGAGGTTACTTTTGAAAAAACCACCTACGCGGGCCTGCCCCATAAATTCGAAGCCGGTACGCCCAACATCTGTGGCGGAATCGCTTTCGGTGCTGCGTTGGATTATATGAACGCCATTGGTTTTGAGGCCATCGCAGCGTATGAACATGAAATTTTGGAATACGCCACCCAAAAGTTGTTGGAAATTGATAATCTCAAGATTTACGGTACCGCTAAGAATAAGACGTCCGTGATATCCTTCAATGTGGAGGGAATCCACCCCTACGACATCGGGAGCATTCTCGATAAATTGGGAATTGCTGTCCGTACCGGCCATCATTGCGCTCAACCGGTAATGGATTTCTACAAGGTTCCCGGAACGGTACGGGCCAGCTTTTGTTTTTATAATACAAAGGAAGAGGTCGATGTATTGGTAAAAGGACTAAAAAGGGCCGTAGCGATGCTCAAATAG
- a CDS encoding DUF3078 domain-containing protein — MEKVLLTSLAFFTMVVGSAQTLEDLKAEKAAKKDSINAIQGRVDELQNQIDTFPGWKIGAFGTIGANISSFNNWYSQGVPNNSSGNIGVTVNGFANLDREKFFWKNSGNVNLQWVKLDNKDIETDSEDFEGTTDVFTLTSLYGYKLSENFAISALGEYRTSIINNFNDPGYLDLGVGATWTPIENLVVVMHPLNYNFVFTDTENIYESSAGAKIVADYTRKFGKLNVKSNFSTFQSYKSSNYSNFTWVNSLGYTIWKGIGLGFEFGLRGNHQESLANALAQEPLPIPEPTFENTDNDLQTYWLFGLNYAF; from the coding sequence ATGGAAAAAGTTTTACTTACTTCTTTAGCCTTTTTTACAATGGTTGTAGGTTCGGCACAGACCCTGGAAGACCTAAAGGCTGAAAAAGCGGCAAAAAAAGATTCTATTAACGCCATTCAGGGTAGGGTAGATGAACTGCAAAATCAAATTGACACCTTTCCGGGATGGAAAATAGGGGCCTTCGGTACCATTGGTGCCAATATTTCGAGTTTTAACAATTGGTATTCCCAAGGGGTGCCCAATAATTCATCGGGTAACATCGGGGTCACCGTAAACGGATTTGCCAACCTCGATCGCGAGAAGTTTTTTTGGAAGAATTCTGGAAATGTCAACCTGCAGTGGGTGAAATTGGACAATAAGGATATCGAAACCGACAGCGAAGACTTCGAGGGCACCACGGACGTCTTTACCCTCACCTCGCTCTACGGATACAAACTGAGCGAAAATTTCGCCATCTCCGCCCTGGGGGAATACCGCACTTCGATCATCAACAATTTCAACGATCCGGGCTACCTCGATTTAGGTGTAGGTGCAACTTGGACACCTATCGAAAATTTGGTCGTCGTCATGCATCCCCTGAACTACAACTTTGTGTTTACGGATACTGAAAATATCTATGAGTCCTCGGCAGGTGCCAAAATCGTGGCCGATTATACCAGAAAGTTCGGTAAGCTGAACGTTAAGTCCAACTTCTCGACCTTCCAAAGTTATAAAAGTTCGAACTATTCTAACTTCACCTGGGTAAATTCCTTGGGCTATACCATTTGGAAAGGAATCGGACTCGGTTTCGAATTCGGTCTAAGAGGCAACCATCAAGAATCATTGGCCAATGCCTTGGCCCAAGAGCCGCTACCGATACCGGAACCAACTTTCGAAAACACCGACAATGATCTTCAGACCTATTGGCTATTCGGACTGAATTATGCCTTTTAG
- a CDS encoding SUF system Fe-S cluster assembly protein, with translation MSEETTIETQELGEKIVTVLKTIYDPEIPVDIYELGLIYDVFVNEDNEVKILMTLTSPNCPVAESLPAEVEERVKSLDVVKDAEVEMTFDPPWSQDLMSEEAKLELGML, from the coding sequence ATGAGCGAAGAAACAACAATCGAGACACAAGAACTTGGCGAAAAAATTGTCACAGTTCTAAAAACCATATACGATCCTGAAATTCCAGTGGATATTTATGAACTGGGATTGATTTATGATGTTTTTGTAAACGAAGACAACGAGGTGAAGATTCTTATGACCCTGACCTCCCCCAACTGCCCGGTGGCCGAATCGCTGCCTGCCGAGGTGGAAGAGCGGGTAAAATCCTTGGATGTGGTCAAGGACGCCGAAGTAGAAATGACTTTCGATCCACCTTGGAGCCAAGATTTGATGAGTGAGGAAGCCAAATTGGAATTGGGAATGCTCTAA
- a CDS encoding DUF3109 family protein produces MFQLGKSIVSEDIIQKDFVCNLSACKGACCIDGSAGAPVEDSETDILVDIYSEVKPFLRQEGIDAIEEQGAFVKGEDGEWETPLVNGSECAYVTFSDNGTAKCGIEEAYEQGAIAWKKPVSCHLYPVRVKEYSELTAVNYHKWHICDPACALGTELQVPIYKFVKEALIRKFGTDWYEELEQVAEELV; encoded by the coding sequence ATGTTCCAGCTTGGAAAAAGTATAGTATCCGAAGATATTATCCAAAAAGATTTCGTCTGCAACCTTAGTGCATGTAAGGGGGCATGTTGTATCGATGGTAGCGCGGGAGCTCCTGTCGAGGACAGTGAGACGGATATTCTAGTGGATATTTACTCCGAGGTCAAACCGTTTTTAAGGCAAGAGGGCATCGATGCTATCGAAGAACAAGGTGCCTTTGTCAAGGGGGAGGATGGGGAATGGGAAACCCCGTTGGTCAACGGTAGTGAATGCGCCTACGTGACTTTTTCCGATAACGGGACTGCGAAGTGCGGAATCGAGGAGGCCTATGAGCAAGGGGCCATTGCATGGAAAAAGCCGGTCTCTTGCCATCTCTATCCGGTTCGAGTAAAGGAATACTCCGAGCTAACGGCAGTAAACTACCACAAGTGGCATATCTGTGACCCGGCATGTGCCTTGGGGACTGAGCTGCAAGTGCCGATTTACAAGTTCGTGAAAGAAGCGCTAATCCGTAAGTTCGGCACCGATTGGTATGAAGAATTGGAACAGGTCGCAGAAGAACTTGTATGA
- a CDS encoding LytR/AlgR family response regulator transcription factor, with amino-acid sequence MLEAVIVDDEKKALQSLTWELTNFSDEIEVKASFTDPFAALEYLEKNTPDCLFLDIEMPTMDGFQFIKKLTNKNFPVVITTAYNQYAIKALKNEAIDYLLKPIDADDLRETIVKIRKYNAKNFTAERLEKILMNFNANAKHKKITFNTDGKLVFLESDDVLYAESDGNYSTIFLADGSKMVLTKKLKEVNEILPEDSFFRIHNSYIINLGKIKEFLKTDGYVVLQSNHKIPVSRQKKSGFLDML; translated from the coding sequence ATGTTAGAAGCCGTAATCGTTGACGATGAGAAAAAGGCCCTACAGAGCTTGACCTGGGAATTGACTAACTTCAGCGATGAAATAGAAGTCAAGGCCTCCTTTACGGATCCCTTTGCAGCTTTGGAATATTTGGAAAAGAATACCCCGGACTGCCTTTTCCTGGATATTGAAATGCCGACAATGGACGGGTTCCAGTTTATTAAAAAGTTGACGAACAAGAATTTCCCGGTAGTCATCACCACCGCTTATAATCAATATGCCATTAAGGCCTTGAAGAACGAAGCCATCGACTATCTTTTAAAGCCTATAGACGCCGATGATCTTAGGGAGACCATTGTCAAGATAAGGAAATACAATGCCAAGAACTTTACGGCGGAAAGGCTCGAAAAAATTTTAATGAACTTTAATGCCAACGCCAAGCACAAGAAGATAACCTTCAATACTGACGGAAAGCTGGTCTTTTTAGAGAGCGATGACGTACTCTATGCTGAGTCTGACGGTAATTATAGTACCATTTTTTTGGCGGATGGCAGTAAAATGGTGCTGACCAAAAAGTTGAAGGAGGTTAATGAAATTTTGCCGGAAGATTCTTTTTTCAGAATACACAATTCCTATATAATCAATCTTGGCAAAATTAAGGAGTTTCTAAAGACCGATGGTTATGTCGTTTTACAGTCCAACCACAAAATTCCCGTGTCCCGACAAAAGAAATCAGGATTTTTAGATATGTTGTAG
- the sufB gene encoding Fe-S cluster assembly protein SufB, with the protein MAYTEEELKKELETQEYEYGFYTDIESDTFPPGLTEEVVIAISKKKEEPEWMTLWRLEAFKYWKEMEEPEWANVHYEKPDFQAISYYSAPNSKPKYDSLDDVDPELLDTFKRLGISIDEQKKLAGVAVDVVMDSVSVATSFKKTLAEKGIIFCSISEAIREHPELVKKYIGSVVPKRDNFYAALNSAVFSDGSFCYIPKGVRCPMELSTYFRINQAGTGQFERTLVIAEPGSYVSYLEGCTAPSRDENQLHAAVVELIALDDAEIKYSTVQNWFPGNKEGKGGVYNFVTKRGMCEKNAKISWTQVETGSAVTWKYPSCILKGDNSIGEFYSIAVTNNFQQADTGTKMVHLGKNTRSTIISKGISAGKSQNSYRGLVQVNSRAENARNFSQCDSLLMGNDCGAHTFPYIEAKNRTAMIEHEATTSKIGEDQIFYCNQRGIDTEKAIALIVNGFSKEVLNKLPMEFAVEAQKLLEISLEGSVG; encoded by the coding sequence ATGGCATACACAGAAGAAGAACTTAAAAAAGAACTGGAAACCCAAGAGTACGAATACGGGTTTTATACGGATATCGAGTCCGACACCTTTCCTCCAGGGCTAACCGAAGAGGTCGTTATAGCCATCTCTAAAAAGAAGGAAGAGCCGGAGTGGATGACACTTTGGCGTTTGGAGGCTTTCAAATATTGGAAGGAGATGGAGGAGCCCGAGTGGGCCAATGTGCATTATGAGAAACCCGATTTTCAGGCGATTTCGTACTACTCCGCACCGAATAGCAAACCCAAGTACGACAGCCTGGATGACGTAGATCCTGAGTTGCTCGATACTTTCAAACGTCTGGGTATTTCGATAGATGAACAAAAGAAATTGGCCGGGGTGGCAGTCGATGTCGTTATGGATTCCGTATCCGTTGCCACGAGCTTCAAAAAGACCTTGGCGGAAAAAGGAATCATCTTCTGCTCCATTTCGGAGGCCATCAGGGAACATCCGGAACTGGTCAAGAAATATATCGGGTCGGTAGTCCCGAAAAGGGACAACTTTTATGCAGCCTTGAATTCCGCCGTCTTTTCCGACGGCAGCTTTTGCTACATTCCGAAAGGGGTACGCTGCCCTATGGAGCTTTCCACCTATTTCCGGATCAATCAAGCTGGAACGGGCCAGTTCGAAAGAACATTGGTCATCGCGGAGCCCGGAAGTTATGTCAGTTACTTGGAAGGATGTACGGCGCCCTCTCGCGATGAGAACCAACTGCATGCCGCAGTGGTCGAGCTGATCGCGTTGGACGATGCCGAAATTAAATACTCAACGGTACAGAACTGGTTCCCCGGTAATAAGGAAGGCAAGGGCGGGGTCTATAACTTCGTAACCAAAAGGGGGATGTGCGAAAAAAACGCTAAAATTTCCTGGACGCAAGTCGAGACAGGTTCTGCGGTGACCTGGAAGTATCCATCCTGTATTCTGAAAGGGGACAACTCCATCGGGGAATTTTATTCCATCGCCGTGACCAATAATTTCCAGCAGGCCGATACGGGCACCAAGATGGTGCATTTGGGCAAAAACACCCGAAGTACCATTATATCCAAAGGGATATCCGCAGGAAAATCCCAAAACAGTTACCGTGGACTGGTGCAGGTCAACAGCCGAGCCGAAAACGCACGAAACTTCTCGCAGTGTGATTCTCTTCTAATGGGCAATGATTGTGGGGCGCATACCTTCCCGTATATCGAGGCCAAGAACCGGACCGCGATGATTGAACACGAGGCCACGACCAGTAAGATCGGGGAGGACCAAATTTTCTACTGCAACCAGCGGGGAATCGACACTGAAAAAGCGATTGCTCTCATTGTCAATGGCTTTAGTAAAGAGGTATTGAACAAGCTGCCCATGGAATTTGCCGTGGAAGCGCAAAAGTTGCTCGAAATCAGTTTGGAAGGTTCCGTAGGATAG
- a CDS encoding MarC family protein: MKFNFDFREIATATMVLFAVIDILGSIPIIIGLRQKVGHIESEKASVVSAVIMVAFLFVGEEILNLIGIDVNSFAVAGAFVIFFLAIEMILGVTLYRDEEAESASIVPIAFPLIAGAGTLTAILSLRAEFQVENIIIAIVANTIFVYLVLKSSKKIEKVLGKNGLSVIRKVFGVILLAIAVKLFATNINQLF; this comes from the coding sequence ATGAAATTTAATTTTGATTTTCGGGAAATAGCTACGGCGACCATGGTTCTGTTTGCGGTCATCGATATACTGGGAAGCATCCCGATCATAATAGGGCTGCGGCAGAAGGTCGGACATATCGAATCGGAAAAAGCTTCGGTGGTATCTGCCGTTATCATGGTGGCATTTTTATTTGTTGGCGAGGAAATCCTAAATTTGATTGGGATAGACGTGAACTCCTTTGCAGTGGCAGGGGCTTTCGTAATCTTTTTCTTGGCCATTGAGATGATCTTAGGGGTAACTCTCTACCGTGATGAAGAGGCGGAGAGCGCCTCGATAGTACCAATCGCCTTTCCCTTAATAGCCGGTGCGGGTACCTTGACAGCCATTTTATCGCTTCGTGCGGAGTTCCAAGTAGAGAATATTATCATAGCCATTGTCGCAAATACTATCTTTGTATATTTAGTACTGAAGTCCTCTAAAAAAATCGAGAAGGTGTTGGGTAAAAACGGGCTAAGTGTTATCCGTAAGGTTTTTGGGGTCATTTTGTTGGCCATAGCGGTAAAATTGTTTGCGACGAATATTAATCAGTTGTTCTAG
- a CDS encoding SufE family protein, with protein MEIKEIQQQIVDEFSMFDDWMQRYEYMIDLGKSLPLIEEKYKTEDNIIKGCQSKVWVHAELEDDKLVFTADSDAIITKGIIAILVRAFSDQKPQDIIEADTQFIDDIGLKEHLSPNRANGLVSMIKQLKLYAVAYQTQLN; from the coding sequence ATGGAAATCAAGGAAATACAGCAGCAAATCGTCGATGAGTTTTCCATGTTCGATGATTGGATGCAGCGGTACGAATACATGATCGATCTGGGCAAATCCCTACCGTTGATCGAAGAGAAATATAAGACCGAAGATAATATTATAAAGGGGTGTCAGAGCAAGGTTTGGGTACACGCCGAACTGGAAGATGATAAGCTTGTGTTTACAGCGGATAGTGATGCTATTATAACAAAAGGTATTATTGCGATTCTGGTGCGGGCTTTCAGCGATCAAAAGCCCCAGGATATTATCGAGGCAGACACCCAGTTCATTGACGATATCGGGCTGAAGGAGCATTTGTCTCCCAATAGGGCAAATGGTCTGGTCAGTATGATCAAACAGTTAAAATTATACGCGGTGGCCTATCAGACACAGCTAAATTAG
- a CDS encoding tetratricopeptide repeat-containing sensor histidine kinase — MPDAFLETVDSLVQAKPTGFSDIHRILGPNRADTLMMRHMANTSAINQYAAGQSYALNELGRAYRNISRYIDAVTLHREAQAVAEKADNLELRVYSLNNLGVVYRRISSIRMAMDFHQRALELAQSVKNPSSSLKRSINVSLNGIGNLYAMLEQHDEAIDYFERSLQLEAELGNTLGLAVNQQNIGKSLEDQGELDQALERYQISYAYNDEIDNDMGRVICNTSIARIYLKQNRTEQAITLLDQTLPVADHLGDGFLVAPVYIDLGWGQMQLGQYDKAEKNMLQGLELAQNSDLRASSARAKHLLSQLFEKKGDFKKALGFKVEADSIEEEILSEGTVRYVNDVLFRYNTQKAQNEMELLAQENKMYQMELRTTRTTLLISGIALALLAGIFYILYRQYQLKNEKKVLTLEQSMLRSQMNPHFLFNSLNSIKLYIINNEQKNAVHYLNKFSKLVRKILEASSVREIPLAEELETVELYMIIENIRFSNEINFNIHVDEHIDTHTVRIPSLILQPFLENALWHGLSSKQGEKNINVHLSSDRKGYINIAIIDNGIGRTAAEKLKRNKVLKRNSVGIDITRERLANFAKEYQNPFYLEIVDLYDDRGEASGTKVVIHLPTT, encoded by the coding sequence TTGCCTGATGCGTTTCTGGAAACGGTGGATAGTTTGGTCCAGGCCAAACCGACCGGCTTTTCCGACATCCATCGAATATTAGGTCCGAATAGAGCGGACACCCTGATGATGCGCCATATGGCCAATACCTCAGCCATCAACCAATACGCGGCCGGACAATCTTATGCGCTTAACGAACTCGGTAGGGCCTATCGCAACATCTCAAGATATATTGATGCTGTTACCCTCCACCGAGAGGCTCAGGCCGTTGCCGAAAAGGCCGACAACCTTGAGCTTAGGGTGTATAGTCTGAACAACCTTGGGGTGGTCTACCGCAGAATATCCTCCATTCGCATGGCCATGGACTTCCACCAAAGAGCACTTGAATTGGCACAATCCGTTAAAAATCCTTCCAGCAGCTTAAAGCGGAGCATCAATGTATCATTGAACGGCATCGGCAACCTATATGCCATGCTCGAACAGCACGATGAGGCGATCGACTACTTCGAAAGATCACTGCAGCTCGAAGCGGAACTTGGAAATACACTCGGGCTAGCGGTCAACCAGCAAAATATCGGGAAGAGCCTTGAAGACCAAGGTGAACTCGATCAGGCTTTAGAGCGATACCAAATTTCATATGCCTATAATGATGAAATCGATAATGACATGGGCCGGGTAATCTGCAATACCAGCATCGCACGCATTTACTTGAAACAGAACAGGACAGAGCAAGCTATTACATTACTGGATCAGACCCTTCCGGTGGCAGATCATCTGGGTGATGGATTTTTGGTAGCCCCCGTGTATATAGACTTAGGATGGGGCCAGATGCAACTGGGCCAATACGATAAAGCTGAAAAAAACATGCTTCAGGGCCTTGAATTAGCTCAAAATTCGGATTTGCGGGCCAGTTCGGCCCGGGCTAAACATCTCTTGTCCCAACTGTTCGAAAAAAAGGGGGACTTTAAAAAGGCACTTGGTTTCAAAGTGGAAGCAGACAGTATCGAAGAAGAAATCCTGAGCGAGGGAACGGTACGCTATGTAAACGACGTACTCTTTCGATACAACACCCAGAAAGCCCAGAACGAAATGGAATTGCTGGCGCAAGAGAACAAGATGTACCAAATGGAACTGCGTACCACTCGTACCACCTTGCTGATCAGCGGTATCGCCTTAGCCTTGTTAGCCGGTATTTTCTACATTCTATACCGGCAGTATCAACTTAAGAACGAAAAGAAAGTACTGACCTTGGAACAGAGCATGCTCCGTAGCCAAATGAATCCGCATTTTCTGTTCAATTCGCTCAACTCCATCAAACTGTATATTATTAATAACGAGCAGAAAAACGCGGTGCACTATCTCAACAAATTTTCAAAACTCGTGCGTAAGATCCTAGAGGCATCTTCGGTGCGCGAGATACCCTTGGCCGAGGAGCTGGAAACCGTGGAACTTTATATGATTATAGAGAACATTCGTTTTTCGAATGAAATCAATTTCAACATTCATGTCGATGAGCATATTGATACCCATACCGTCCGGATTCCGTCCCTGATTTTACAGCCTTTTCTAGAAAACGCCCTGTGGCACGGATTGTCGAGTAAGCAGGGTGAAAAGAATATTAATGTGCATCTCTCAAGCGACAGAAAAGGATATATAAACATTGCCATTATTGATAATGGAATCGGTAGGACAGCGGCCGAAAAATTGAAACGCAACAAGGTGCTTAAACGCAACTCCGTGGGCATCGACATCACGCGGGAGCGCTTGGCCAATTTCGCCAAGGAGTATCAAAATCCGTTTTATCTTGAAATTGTAGATCTCTACGACGATCGAGGCGAGGCTAGTGGCACCAAGGTCGTGATACATCTGCCTACAACTTGA